The proteins below are encoded in one region of Litorilinea aerophila:
- a CDS encoding molybdopterin-dependent oxidoreductase, with protein sequence MITRRDLLKRMAGAAAMTAAAALAPNVAFARSFLPEPQEAQTFQDDIVWDKAPCRFCGVGCGLLIGVRNGRAVAVKGDPDSPVNKGLACVKGYHSILALYGEDRFKTAYVRRNGQLEPVPVQEALDLVAQKMQETIDSHGKDAVAIYGSGQWTIPDGYVAIKLFKGLIGTNNVEANARLCMASAVTGFLTTFGLDEPMGNYADIDHADVFVLWGNNMAEMHPVLFSRMLEQRRLRPHVQIIDLATRTTRTSVAADRSILMAPQSDLAIANAICYEIVRNGWVAEEFVRQHVAFKQGKTHIGYGLEDHFAFNDEMTDITYDQFVAYLQDYTPEKVSALSGVSVEDIQFLAALYGDPNKRVTSFWCMGVNQHVRGTWMNNLIYNIHLLTGKIAEPGNSPFSLTGQPSACGTVREVGTLTQALPGGPVTSEAARQQAAEIWGVPVENIPDKPTYHTVEMFRALDRGDIRFIWIQVTNPMVSLPKLNRYREGALKEDRFVVVSDVYPTPTTDVADVILPSAMWIEREGFFGNSERRTQHWNKMVEPPGEAMSDTWQLIQVARRLGYEQWFPWSEEEHIQAIWEEYRRFHANPKHNMAPYEELKRRPGVMWPFVDGKETLWRYNARYDPVAAEHADDFYFYGKPDGKAWLIFRPYEPPAEVPDQEYPFWLSTGRVLEHWHTGSMTRRVPVLHRAMPHAYVELHPDDARELGIRDGDLVRVISRRGAVTLPARLNFRGIPARRQVFVPFFDEAMLINEATIDAFCPISKEPDYKKCAVRIERVAP encoded by the coding sequence ATGATCACACGACGCGACTTGCTGAAGCGCATGGCCGGCGCCGCGGCCATGACCGCTGCCGCTGCCCTGGCGCCCAATGTGGCGTTCGCACGGTCCTTTCTCCCCGAGCCACAGGAGGCCCAGACGTTCCAGGACGATATCGTCTGGGACAAGGCGCCGTGCCGCTTCTGTGGCGTGGGCTGCGGCCTGCTCATCGGCGTGCGCAACGGCCGGGCCGTGGCCGTTAAGGGGGACCCCGACTCGCCCGTCAACAAAGGGCTGGCCTGTGTTAAAGGCTACCATTCCATCCTGGCCCTCTACGGCGAAGATCGCTTCAAGACCGCCTACGTCCGCCGCAACGGCCAACTGGAACCGGTGCCGGTCCAGGAAGCCCTGGATCTGGTGGCCCAGAAGATGCAGGAGACCATCGATAGCCACGGCAAGGACGCGGTGGCCATCTACGGCTCCGGCCAGTGGACCATCCCCGACGGCTACGTGGCGATCAAGCTCTTCAAAGGGCTCATCGGCACCAACAACGTGGAGGCCAACGCCCGCCTGTGCATGGCCAGCGCAGTCACCGGCTTCCTCACCACCTTTGGCCTGGACGAGCCCATGGGCAACTACGCCGACATCGACCATGCCGATGTCTTCGTGCTGTGGGGCAACAACATGGCCGAAATGCACCCGGTCCTTTTCTCCCGCATGTTGGAGCAGCGCCGGCTGCGCCCCCACGTGCAGATCATCGACCTGGCCACCCGCACCACCCGCACCAGCGTGGCCGCCGACCGCTCCATCCTCATGGCGCCCCAGAGCGACCTGGCCATCGCCAACGCCATCTGCTATGAGATCGTGCGCAACGGCTGGGTGGCCGAGGAGTTTGTGCGCCAGCATGTGGCCTTCAAGCAGGGCAAGACCCACATCGGCTACGGCCTGGAGGATCACTTCGCCTTCAACGACGAGATGACCGACATCACCTACGACCAGTTCGTGGCCTACCTGCAGGACTACACGCCCGAAAAGGTCTCGGCCCTGTCGGGGGTCTCCGTCGAGGATATCCAGTTTCTGGCCGCGCTCTACGGCGACCCCAACAAGCGGGTCACCTCCTTCTGGTGCATGGGCGTCAACCAGCACGTGCGGGGCACCTGGATGAACAACCTGATCTACAACATCCACCTGCTGACCGGCAAAATCGCCGAGCCGGGCAACAGCCCCTTCTCCCTCACGGGCCAGCCCAGCGCCTGCGGTACGGTGCGAGAGGTGGGCACCCTGACCCAGGCTTTGCCCGGCGGGCCGGTCACCAGCGAAGCTGCCCGCCAACAGGCCGCCGAGATCTGGGGCGTACCCGTGGAAAACATCCCCGACAAACCCACCTACCACACCGTGGAGATGTTCCGTGCCCTGGACCGGGGCGACATCCGCTTCATCTGGATCCAGGTCACCAATCCCATGGTCAGCCTGCCCAAGCTGAACCGCTACCGGGAGGGTGCCCTCAAGGAAGATCGCTTTGTGGTCGTCTCGGACGTCTACCCCACGCCCACCACCGACGTGGCCGACGTCATCCTGCCCTCGGCCATGTGGATTGAGCGCGAGGGCTTCTTCGGCAACTCGGAGCGGCGCACCCAACACTGGAACAAGATGGTGGAGCCGCCGGGCGAGGCCATGAGCGACACCTGGCAGCTGATCCAGGTGGCCCGGCGGCTGGGCTACGAACAGTGGTTCCCCTGGAGTGAGGAAGAACACATCCAGGCCATCTGGGAGGAGTACCGCCGCTTCCACGCCAACCCCAAGCACAACATGGCCCCCTACGAGGAGCTGAAGCGCCGCCCCGGCGTCATGTGGCCCTTCGTGGACGGCAAGGAGACCCTCTGGCGCTACAACGCCCGCTACGACCCGGTGGCCGCGGAACACGCCGATGATTTTTACTTCTACGGCAAGCCCGACGGCAAAGCGTGGCTCATCTTCCGCCCCTATGAACCGCCGGCCGAGGTGCCAGACCAGGAGTATCCCTTCTGGCTGAGCACCGGCCGGGTGCTGGAACATTGGCACACGGGCAGCATGACCCGCCGGGTCCCCGTACTGCACCGGGCCATGCCCCACGCCTACGTGGAACTGCACCCGGACGACGCCCGGGAGCTGGGCATCCGGGATGGCGACCTGGTGCGGGTTATCAGCCGTCGGGGCGCGGTTACCCTGCCGGCCCGGCTCAATTTCCGGGGCATTCCCGCCCGGCGCCAGGTCTTCGTGCCCTTCTTCGATGAGGCCATGCTCATCAACGAGGCGACCATCGACGCCTTCTGCCCCATCTCCAAGGAGCCGGATTATAAGAAGTGTGCCGTGCGCATCGAGAGGGTAGCCCCATGA
- a CDS encoding chaperone NapD — protein MPVKSYLVTPVPTQMAALRTALAAMPECEVMPATNQELLILVTDTPDEDAEKRLEQRLLSLDSLQCLALVAAYRDEE, from the coding sequence ATGCCTGTGAAAAGTTATCTCGTGACGCCCGTACCCACCCAGATGGCAGCCCTGCGGACTGCCCTGGCCGCCATGCCCGAATGTGAAGTAATGCCCGCGACCAACCAGGAGTTGTTGATTTTAGTGACCGATACACCAGACGAAGATGCGGAAAAGCGGCTCGAACAGCGCCTGCTATCCCTGGATAGCCTCCAGTGCCTGGCCCTGGTCGCCGCCTACCGGGACGAGGAGTGA
- a CDS encoding LLM class flavin-dependent oxidoreductase: protein MEIGIYSFGDRTVDPETGQLISPAERIRRLLEEIELADQVGLDVFGVGEHHRPDYVVSAPAVVLAAAAARTRHIRLTSAVTVLSSDDPVRVFQQFATLDLISQGRAEVMVGRGSFVESFPLFGYDLDDYDALFEEKLDLLLKLRESERITWSGRFRPPLRDQGVYPRPLQDPLPVWVAVGGTPQSVVRAGALGLPMILGIIGGLPERFVPLAELYREACRQTGHTPRLGIASHGFLADDSQEAADTAFPAFKQQMDRIGRERGWPPLTRSQFEAARSLRGADFVGSPAQVVEKILFQYELFGHERFLLQLTVGTLPHRQVLRAIELLGTQVAPAVRRETTGRAEQR, encoded by the coding sequence ATGGAGATCGGCATCTACAGCTTTGGCGACCGCACGGTGGACCCGGAGACGGGGCAGTTGATCAGCCCGGCAGAGCGCATTCGGCGGCTGTTGGAAGAGATTGAGCTGGCCGACCAGGTGGGGCTGGATGTCTTCGGGGTGGGCGAACATCATCGCCCGGACTACGTGGTCTCCGCGCCGGCGGTGGTGCTGGCTGCGGCCGCCGCGCGCACCCGCCACATCCGCCTGACCAGCGCGGTGACGGTGCTCAGTTCCGACGACCCGGTGCGGGTCTTCCAGCAGTTTGCCACCCTGGACCTGATTTCCCAGGGGCGGGCGGAGGTGATGGTGGGGCGGGGCTCATTCGTCGAATCCTTCCCCCTCTTCGGTTACGATCTGGACGACTACGACGCCCTGTTTGAGGAAAAGTTGGACCTGCTCTTGAAGCTGCGGGAGTCAGAGCGGATCACCTGGTCGGGGCGGTTTCGGCCCCCCCTGAGGGACCAGGGCGTCTATCCCCGGCCCTTGCAGGATCCGCTGCCCGTGTGGGTGGCCGTGGGCGGTACGCCTCAGTCCGTGGTGCGGGCCGGCGCCCTGGGCCTGCCCATGATCCTGGGCATCATCGGCGGCCTGCCCGAGCGCTTCGTCCCCCTGGCCGAGCTCTACCGGGAGGCCTGCCGGCAGACGGGACACACGCCTCGCCTGGGCATTGCCTCCCATGGCTTCCTGGCCGACGATTCCCAGGAGGCAGCGGACACGGCCTTCCCGGCCTTCAAACAGCAGATGGACCGCATCGGCCGGGAGCGGGGCTGGCCACCCCTCACCCGCTCCCAGTTCGAGGCAGCCCGCTCCCTGCGGGGGGCAGACTTTGTGGGCAGTCCCGCGCAGGTGGTGGAGAAGATCCTCTTCCAGTACGAGCTCTTCGGCCACGAGCGTTTTTTGCTCCAGCTCACCGTGGGCACCCTACCCCACCGCCAGGTGCTGCGGGCCATCGAGCTGCTAGGCACCCAGGTGGCCCCGGCCGTACGGCGGGAGACAACAGGCCGAGCGGAACAGCGGTAG
- a CDS encoding type II toxin-antitoxin system HicA family toxin, which yields MKIRDVIRLIEEDGWYLVATRGSHRQYKHPTKPGRVTIAGHPGDDLAPGTLNSIFKQAQLPKPRKGG from the coding sequence ATGAAGATTCGTGATGTGATCAGGTTAATCGAAGAAGATGGCTGGTATCTGGTTGCTACCCGAGGCAGTCATCGCCAGTACAAGCATCCTACCAAACCAGGCCGGGTCACAATTGCTGGACATCCGGGTGACGATTTGGCACCCGGTACACTGAACAGCATCTTCAAGCAGGCACAATTACCGAAACCCAGAAAGGGTGGGTAA
- a CDS encoding type II toxin-antitoxin system HicB family antitoxin, with protein MYRFLIVVEKANGNYSAYSPDLPGCVATGKTREQVTRNMHEAIEMHIRGLLEDNLPIPKSRSFAEYVAVFPQSESGR; from the coding sequence ATGTATCGCTTTCTCATTGTCGTTGAAAAAGCAAACGGCAACTACTCAGCCTATTCGCCCGACCTGCCAGGTTGTGTGGCAACGGGCAAGACTCGTGAGCAGGTCACGCGCAACATGCATGAGGCCATCGAAATGCACATTCGAGGTTTGCTGGAAGACAATCTGCCCATTCCCAAGTCCCGTTCTTTTGCCGAGTATGTTGCCGTTTTCCCCCAATCCGAGTCAGGCCGCTGA